A single Cupriavidus sp. D39 DNA region contains:
- a CDS encoding IS4 family transposase translates to MNDESGAWVDEEFEVLDLGDPRRDRRAKGLLKRLAARPTASIPGACEDWAETIAAYRFFGNEEVEWTDMMQPHWERTAGRARQFPVVLCIADTTELNFNGQEIDGLGPLSYEAQRGMYLHPTYAVTPDREPLGVIDAWMLAREPLDANGQRVGITESVRWTESYERVAEQAAMLPETRLVYVADREGDIAAMMERANELGNPADWLIRSQHNRSLGETGKLWDTVDASEALGEIGFILPGRAGQKAREVKQELRAQRVKLPGKTGPAVTCIVAQEIGAPAGVTPVVWRLLTNREAQDTDAVVELIDWYRARWEIEMFFNVLKNGCKVEALQLSHMDRVERALVFYMVVAWRVARLMRLGRTCPDLDASLFFDADEIRGAYLLAKKARPKTPVTLNQMIRLIASLGGFLGRKSDGEPGAKTIWIGMQRTMDAAFMILALRAEDS, encoded by the coding sequence ATGAACGACGAGTCGGGGGCATGGGTGGACGAAGAATTTGAGGTGCTGGATCTTGGCGATCCAAGGCGGGACCGACGGGCGAAGGGGCTGCTGAAGCGACTGGCTGCGAGGCCGACTGCGAGCATTCCGGGCGCATGCGAGGACTGGGCAGAGACCATCGCTGCCTATCGATTTTTCGGCAACGAGGAAGTCGAGTGGACAGACATGATGCAGCCGCATTGGGAGCGCACGGCAGGGCGGGCGCGGCAATTCCCGGTGGTGCTGTGCATTGCAGACACGACCGAGCTGAACTTTAACGGCCAGGAGATCGATGGGCTCGGGCCCTTGAGCTACGAAGCGCAGAGGGGGATGTATCTCCATCCGACCTATGCTGTGACGCCGGATCGGGAACCACTCGGTGTGATCGACGCCTGGATGTTGGCCCGGGAGCCGCTGGATGCAAACGGGCAGCGGGTTGGTATTACAGAGAGCGTACGGTGGACTGAAAGCTACGAACGCGTTGCAGAACAGGCCGCGATGTTGCCTGAGACTCGCCTGGTCTACGTGGCGGATCGGGAAGGCGATATCGCTGCGATGATGGAGCGTGCTAATGAGCTCGGCAATCCTGCAGACTGGCTGATACGTTCCCAACACAACCGCAGCCTTGGTGAGACAGGCAAGCTGTGGGACACGGTAGACGCCAGCGAAGCTCTGGGGGAGATCGGCTTCATCCTGCCGGGGCGCGCAGGCCAGAAGGCGCGCGAGGTCAAGCAGGAGTTACGTGCGCAACGCGTGAAGCTGCCGGGTAAGACGGGGCCCGCCGTCACCTGCATTGTGGCCCAGGAGATCGGCGCCCCGGCAGGCGTTACCCCTGTCGTGTGGCGACTGCTGACCAACCGGGAGGCGCAAGATACAGATGCCGTCGTCGAGCTGATCGATTGGTATCGAGCCCGGTGGGAGATTGAAATGTTCTTCAATGTCCTGAAGAACGGGTGCAAGGTGGAAGCTTTACAGTTATCCCACATGGACCGCGTGGAACGGGCTCTGGTGTTTTACATGGTCGTGGCGTGGCGCGTTGCCCGGCTGATGCGTTTGGGCAGAACCTGCCCTGACCTGGACGCGTCGCTATTTTTTGATGCCGATGAGATACGAGGCGCGTATCTACTCGCGAAGAAGGCGCGTCCAAAGACGCCCGTCACGCTCAATCAAATGATTCGCTTGATCGCGTCACTGGGTGGTTTCCTGGGCCGCAAGAGTGATGGCGAGCCCGGCGCCAAAACGATCTGGATCGGCATGCAGCGAACCATGGATGCTGCGTTCATGATCCTGGCGCTACGGGCTGAGGACTCATGA